The following coding sequences lie in one Streptomyces xiamenensis genomic window:
- a CDS encoding DNA polymerase III subunit alpha — translation MTANGSGFTQLRVVSGFSARYGASHPERLAERAAERGMDALALTDRDTLAGAVRFSKACGRAGVRALYGVDLAVHLHPAGAQDRAPAAARRRTPVRGGAFTDESAPRALFLARDGAAGWAQLCRLVTAAHARDGKHPFLLREDLSATAADASADGAILALLGGDSEVARALAAGRPDRAARLLAPWRDRFGPGLRLEVDASATTRDAARTLGFALEQGVVPVLTNAVRYADPGQGTVADVLDSARRLVPIDPRGAGRDNGEHWLKDPAAMADAALRVAEAAGLRRDAAHRLLQQTGDTAAECRVDPEDDLGIGSVHFPEPHLVGAHARTADRVLRSRCAAGMVTRRYDRDRTRWERLDQELDTIGRLGFASYFLTVAQVVDDVRDLGIRVTARGSGAGSLVNHLLGISLADPVEHGLLMERFLSTRRAVLPDIDIDVESARRLDAYRAIFDRFGEERVATVAMPETYRVRHAIRDVGLALGIDPAETDRLAKAFPHIRARDARSALAELPELRGIAAEEHDPRLWELVESLDALPRGVAMHPCGVLLSDRSLRARTPVVPTSGEGFAMSQFDKEDVEDMGLLKLDVLGVRMQSAMAYALTEIDRATGERVDLDGAVTQGPPDPATYELIRSSETLGCFQIESPGQRDLVGRLQPRTFHDLVVDISLFRPGPVAADMVRPFIAARHGKQPARYPHRDLEPVLRETYGVVVFHEQIIGVLSVMTGCDRGMADEGRRALSDPRRQGRVRAWFAEEAGKRGYAPEVIARTWEIVEAFGSYGFCKAHAVAFAVPTYQSAWLKTHHPAAFYAGLLEHDPGMYPKRLLLADARRRGVPILPLDVNHSDVSYRIELECESGVLGVRLALSEVQGITEAEAERIAAGRPYASLSDLYARARPARPTAERLARTGALDAFGAGRRDLLLHIAELHRQQNRQTRGARQLPLADTARTAPAGLPDLDAEERTEAELGVLGMDASGHLMTAHQDFLRELGVVPARALRDAEHGTTVLVAGAKAATQTPPIRSGKRVIFATLDDLTGLVDLAFFDDSHEACAHTVFHSWLLLVRGTVQRRGPRSLSVVGEAAWDLAELAGLRRTGGLEAVAERLAPRPERDGEGERSPRGGGRTIELGGYALHPWADLRPAGDAAGPRKLWHASPGSAG, via the coding sequence ATGACGGCGAACGGCAGCGGCTTCACACAGCTGCGCGTCGTGTCCGGGTTCTCCGCCCGGTACGGGGCCTCCCACCCCGAGCGGCTCGCCGAACGCGCCGCCGAACGCGGCATGGACGCCCTCGCCCTCACCGACCGGGACACCCTGGCCGGCGCCGTGCGGTTCTCCAAGGCCTGCGGCCGGGCCGGGGTACGGGCGCTGTACGGGGTCGACCTGGCCGTTCACCTGCACCCGGCCGGCGCGCAGGACCGCGCGCCGGCCGCCGCCCGCCGCCGTACCCCCGTCCGGGGCGGCGCCTTCACCGACGAATCCGCGCCCCGCGCCCTCTTCCTCGCCCGCGACGGCGCCGCCGGCTGGGCGCAGCTGTGCCGGCTGGTCACCGCCGCCCACGCCCGGGACGGCAAGCACCCCTTCCTGCTGCGGGAGGACCTGAGCGCCACGGCGGCGGACGCGTCGGCCGACGGCGCGATCCTGGCCCTCCTCGGCGGCGACTCCGAGGTCGCCCGCGCCCTCGCCGCCGGCCGCCCCGACCGCGCCGCCCGCCTCCTGGCCCCCTGGCGGGACCGGTTCGGCCCCGGACTCCGGCTCGAAGTCGACGCCTCGGCCACCACGCGCGACGCCGCCAGGACGCTCGGGTTCGCCCTCGAACAGGGCGTCGTCCCCGTCCTCACCAACGCCGTCCGCTACGCCGACCCCGGCCAGGGCACGGTCGCCGACGTCCTGGACTCCGCCCGCCGCCTGGTCCCCATCGACCCGCGCGGCGCCGGCCGCGACAACGGCGAACACTGGCTCAAGGACCCCGCCGCCATGGCGGACGCCGCCCTCCGCGTCGCCGAGGCCGCCGGCCTGCGCCGCGACGCCGCCCACCGCCTTCTCCAGCAGACCGGCGACACCGCCGCCGAGTGCCGCGTCGACCCCGAGGACGACCTCGGCATCGGCAGCGTCCACTTCCCCGAGCCCCATCTCGTCGGCGCCCACGCCCGCACCGCCGACCGCGTGCTGCGCTCCCGCTGCGCAGCCGGCATGGTCACCCGCCGCTACGACCGGGACCGTACCCGCTGGGAACGCCTCGACCAGGAGCTGGACACCATCGGCCGGCTCGGTTTCGCCTCCTACTTCCTCACCGTCGCCCAGGTCGTCGACGATGTCCGCGACCTCGGCATCCGCGTCACCGCCCGGGGCTCGGGCGCGGGCTCCCTCGTCAACCACCTCCTGGGCATCTCCCTCGCCGACCCCGTCGAACACGGCCTGCTCATGGAGCGCTTCCTCTCCACCCGCCGCGCCGTCCTGCCCGACATCGACATCGACGTCGAATCCGCCCGCCGCCTCGACGCCTACCGCGCCATCTTCGACCGCTTCGGCGAGGAGCGGGTGGCGACCGTCGCCATGCCCGAGACCTATCGCGTACGGCACGCCATCCGCGATGTCGGCCTGGCCCTGGGCATCGACCCGGCCGAGACCGACCGCCTCGCCAAGGCGTTCCCGCACATCCGCGCCCGCGACGCCCGTTCCGCCCTCGCCGAACTGCCGGAGCTGCGCGGCATCGCCGCCGAGGAGCACGACCCGCGGCTGTGGGAGCTGGTGGAGTCCCTGGACGCCCTGCCGCGCGGCGTCGCCATGCACCCCTGCGGCGTGCTGCTCTCCGACCGCTCGCTGCGCGCCCGGACCCCCGTCGTCCCCACCAGCGGCGAGGGCTTCGCCATGTCGCAGTTCGACAAGGAGGACGTCGAGGACATGGGGCTGCTCAAGCTCGATGTGCTGGGGGTGCGGATGCAGTCCGCCATGGCGTACGCGCTGACCGAGATCGACCGCGCCACCGGCGAACGCGTCGACCTCGACGGCGCCGTGACCCAGGGCCCGCCGGACCCGGCCACCTACGAGCTGATCCGCTCCTCCGAGACGCTCGGCTGCTTCCAGATCGAATCACCCGGCCAGCGCGATCTCGTCGGCCGGCTCCAGCCGCGTACCTTCCACGATCTGGTGGTGGACATCTCCCTCTTCCGGCCGGGCCCGGTCGCCGCCGACATGGTGCGGCCCTTCATCGCCGCGCGGCACGGGAAGCAGCCGGCCCGCTACCCGCACCGCGACCTGGAGCCGGTGCTGCGCGAGACGTACGGAGTGGTGGTCTTCCACGAGCAGATCATCGGCGTGCTGAGCGTGATGACCGGCTGCGACCGCGGCATGGCGGACGAGGGGCGGCGCGCGCTGTCCGATCCGCGGCGGCAGGGGCGGGTGCGGGCGTGGTTCGCGGAGGAGGCCGGCAAACGGGGGTACGCGCCCGAGGTGATCGCCCGCACCTGGGAGATCGTGGAGGCGTTCGGCAGCTACGGCTTCTGCAAGGCGCACGCGGTGGCCTTCGCGGTGCCCACGTACCAGTCGGCGTGGCTGAAGACGCACCATCCGGCGGCTTTCTACGCGGGGCTGCTGGAACACGATCCCGGGATGTACCCGAAGCGGCTGCTGCTGGCGGACGCGCGGCGGCGCGGGGTGCCGATCCTGCCGCTGGACGTGAACCACTCGGACGTGAGCTATCGAATCGAACTGGAGTGCGAATCAGGGGTGTTGGGCGTACGTCTCGCGCTGAGCGAGGTGCAGGGCATCACCGAGGCGGAAGCCGAACGGATCGCGGCCGGGCGGCCGTACGCCTCACTCAGCGACCTGTACGCGCGGGCCCGCCCCGCCCGGCCCACCGCCGAACGGCTCGCCCGCACCGGAGCACTCGACGCCTTCGGCGCGGGCCGCCGTGACCTGCTGCTGCACATCGCCGAACTCCACCGGCAGCAGAACCGCCAGACGCGCGGCGCGCGGCAACTGCCACTGGCGGACACGGCGCGCACCGCCCCGGCCGGCCTGCCCGACCTGGACGCGGAGGAACGCACGGAGGCCGAACTCGGTGTGCTGGGCATGGACGCCTCGGGACACCTGATGACCGCGCACCAGGACTTCCTGCGGGAGCTGGGAGTGGTACCGGCCCGCGCGCTGCGCGACGCCGAACACGGCACCACGGTGCTGGTCGCCGGCGCCAAAGCCGCCACCCAGACGCCGCCGATCCGGTCCGGCAAGCGGGTCATCTTCGCCACGCTGGACGATCTGACGGGCCTGGTGGACCTGGCCTTCTTCGACGACAGCCACGAGGCGTGCGCGCACACGGTCTTCCACTCGTGGCTGCTGCTGGTGCGCGGAACGGTCCAGCGGCGCGGGCCGCGCAGCCTGAGCGTGGTCGGCGAAGCCGCCTGGGACCTCGCCGAACTGGCCGGACTGCGCCGCACCGGAGGGCTTGAGGCGGTGGCCGAACGCCTCGCGCCGCGGCCGGAACGGGACGGGGAGGGCGAGCGGTCTCCCCGTGGCGGGGGACGGACGATCGAGCTGGGAGGGTACGCACTGCACCCGTGGGCCGACCTGCGCCCGGCCGGCGACGCCGCAGGCCCGCGCAAGCTGTGGCACGCCAGCCCGGGGAGCGCCGGATGA
- a CDS encoding DNA polymerase Y family protein — MTTTERRHRRPGHRAGRGHTHAHAHGHEHEQSAADRTSGPAPGGTGTGPSATPAVAPGPALAGTVGRDAPSAGDGVPVPHRHGPDAPAIGMDAGPRSGPDPAEREVRPGDDPPADPSAGAAGAAPGGSAPGTGSRPGTRERAVLYVRFHGAAEDAYPGLLDLLHGISPIVQALPPDAALVDVSGARRYFGREAVSLAELIRVRALALHGVDVTIGVARNPLLARMAGQQGGGRGVHEVTDAGAFLDPLPPTALHGIGAATARALDGYGLDTIGRVNAAPAATLQRILGAAPARRLRELARGVDPTPVTPAAPPRSLRADHRFPHDELDPARRHGALLALADDLGYRLRGSGQTARTLTLTVRYADRSTTTRSRTLPEPTAHTPVLAAAAHALHDVLGLQRARVRTVSLRADDLADADRAHQQLTLDPRDERRRAAEAAADRARRRFGAAAVGPAGAAQSVPSRAATNGLRKTPAGSRESTSRRKSANRG; from the coding sequence ATGACCACGACGGAACGCCGCCACCGCCGCCCGGGCCACCGCGCGGGCCGTGGCCACACCCACGCCCATGCCCACGGACACGAGCACGAACAGTCCGCCGCGGACCGTACGTCCGGTCCCGCCCCGGGCGGGACGGGCACCGGCCCGTCGGCGACCCCCGCCGTGGCACCCGGCCCGGCCCTCGCGGGCACCGTCGGCCGGGACGCGCCGTCGGCGGGCGACGGCGTTCCCGTTCCCCACCGCCACGGCCCCGATGCTCCGGCCATCGGCATGGACGCGGGTCCGCGCAGCGGACCGGACCCGGCGGAGCGGGAGGTACGGCCCGGGGACGACCCCCCGGCTGACCCGAGTGCCGGTGCGGCCGGTGCCGCGCCCGGGGGAAGCGCCCCCGGCACCGGCAGCCGTCCGGGGACCCGGGAGCGAGCCGTACTGTATGTCCGTTTCCACGGCGCCGCCGAGGACGCGTACCCGGGACTGCTCGATCTGCTGCACGGCATCAGCCCCATCGTCCAGGCGCTGCCGCCCGACGCCGCGCTCGTCGATGTCTCCGGGGCCCGCCGGTACTTCGGGCGGGAAGCCGTCTCGCTGGCCGAGCTGATCCGGGTGCGCGCGCTCGCGCTGCACGGGGTCGACGTCACCATCGGGGTCGCCCGCAACCCGCTGCTCGCCCGGATGGCCGGACAGCAGGGCGGGGGCCGCGGGGTGCACGAGGTGACCGACGCCGGCGCGTTCCTCGATCCGCTGCCGCCCACCGCCCTGCACGGCATCGGCGCCGCCACCGCCCGGGCCCTCGACGGGTACGGCCTGGACACCATCGGCCGGGTCAACGCCGCCCCCGCCGCCACCCTCCAGCGCATCCTGGGCGCGGCGCCCGCCCGCCGGCTGCGCGAACTGGCCCGCGGCGTCGACCCGACGCCCGTCACCCCGGCCGCCCCGCCCCGTTCACTGCGCGCCGATCACCGCTTCCCGCACGACGAACTCGACCCGGCCCGCCGCCACGGCGCCCTGCTCGCCCTCGCCGACGACCTCGGCTACCGGCTGCGCGGCAGCGGGCAGACCGCCCGCACGCTCACCCTCACCGTCCGCTACGCCGACCGCTCCACGACCACCCGCAGCCGTACCCTCCCCGAACCGACCGCCCACACCCCCGTGCTGGCGGCCGCCGCCCACGCCCTCCACGACGTGCTGGGTCTTCAGCGGGCCCGGGTGCGTACGGTCTCCCTGCGCGCCGACGATCTCGCCGACGCGGACCGCGCGCACCAGCAGCTGACGCTCGATCCGCGCGACGAACGCCGCCGGGCGGCCGAGGCGGCGGCCGACCGGGCGCGGCGGCGGTTCGGGGCGGCGGCGGTCGGTCCGGCGGGCGCGGCTCAGTCCGTACCGAGCAGGGCGGCCACGAACGGGTTGCGGAAGACTCCGGCCGGGTCCCGGGAGAGCACCAGCCGCCGGAAGTCCGCGAACCGCGGGTAG
- a CDS encoding DUF6011 domain-containing protein, translating to MSPSDEPLLPGVDPRAERSPVFCRLCGRPLTGREARTWGLGPECREKLRLRGAPRPRVTEVDQDTLPGV from the coding sequence ATGTCTCCCAGTGATGAACCGCTGCTGCCGGGCGTGGACCCCCGTGCGGAACGGTCCCCCGTCTTCTGCCGGCTCTGCGGCCGGCCGCTGACCGGCCGCGAGGCCCGTACATGGGGGCTGGGGCCGGAGTGCCGCGAGAAGCTGAGGCTTCGCGGAGCACCCCGACCCCGGGTGACCGAGGTCGATCAGGACACGTTGCCCGGCGTCTGA
- a CDS encoding glutathione S-transferase C-terminal domain-containing protein, translated as MSHTPPEFRGRIFSDARSGFHAAPHRYHLYLSLSCPSCLRIAITHALLGLTDTVALTTLPAVPDGTGGGYAALHSAYTATRHGHTGPAVAPVLRDRWTGRVVSNHAQHILRDLATRFRDGDAPELYPSAAEAEITELGELFEEGINGAAQRAGEREAGTGAVEALLAALDRVEERLAEPGGPYLLGESITAADVHLWVTLVQLDTVHRWHLGADTVRRIAGHPWLWAYARRLLALPAFRDQLRLEEIHQRHHSRCRGLEAAGAAVQIIDWTAVEPAGSYV; from the coding sequence ATGTCGCACACGCCGCCGGAGTTCCGGGGCCGGATCTTTTCCGACGCCCGCAGCGGTTTCCACGCCGCGCCCCACCGCTACCACCTCTACCTTTCGCTCTCCTGTCCCAGCTGTCTGCGCATCGCCATCACCCACGCACTGCTGGGGCTGACGGACACCGTCGCGCTCACCACCCTCCCCGCCGTCCCCGACGGGACCGGCGGCGGGTACGCGGCGCTGCACAGCGCGTACACCGCCACCCGGCACGGCCACACCGGCCCGGCTGTCGCGCCCGTGCTGCGCGACCGCTGGACCGGGCGGGTCGTCAGCAACCACGCGCAGCACATCCTGCGCGATCTCGCCACCCGCTTCCGGGACGGCGACGCTCCCGAGCTGTACCCGTCCGCCGCCGAGGCGGAGATCACGGAGCTGGGCGAGCTGTTCGAGGAGGGCATCAACGGGGCCGCCCAGCGGGCCGGGGAGCGGGAGGCCGGCACGGGCGCCGTCGAAGCGCTGCTGGCCGCGCTGGACCGGGTGGAGGAGCGGCTGGCCGAGCCGGGCGGCCCGTATCTGCTGGGGGAGTCGATCACCGCCGCCGACGTCCATCTGTGGGTGACGCTGGTGCAGTTGGACACGGTGCACCGCTGGCACCTGGGCGCGGACACCGTGCGGCGGATCGCCGGTCACCCATGGCTGTGGGCGTACGCACGCCGGCTGCTGGCGCTGCCCGCCTTCCGTGATCAGCTGCGGCTGGAGGAGATCCACCAGCGGCACCACTCCCGGTGCCGCGGTCTTGAGGCGGCGGGGGCGGCCGTCCAGATCATCGACTGGACGGCGGTCGAACCGGCCGGGAGTTACGTGTAG
- a CDS encoding putative leader peptide has product MNGGDPEAGCATRPATTGVTTRATTPCADSATGAIRRPALTSRRHIDLLRTSSAA; this is encoded by the coding sequence ATGAATGGTGGTGATCCGGAGGCCGGCTGTGCCACGCGCCCGGCCACGACCGGCGTCACCACCCGCGCGACCACTCCCTGCGCGGACAGCGCCACCGGCGCCATCCGGCGTCCGGCGCTCACCTCCCGCCGGCACATCGATCTGCTGCGCACCTCCAGCGCCGCGTAA
- a CDS encoding nuclease-related domain-containing protein, which translates to MGRRAAAGFGIRSRAAEGDRADAARWAAGAEGERRTGRLLERLGPSWISLHDRALPRGRANVDHLVITPTGALVNVDSKMWGAKDAVHVRSGRVFHGAEDRTDRVESALYESRTVAGVLGRPVATVVVVHGARVTGGRITLPGATIVPADSLLALLRQIDRESGRRPDPGAVRALMERAEAGLPPYPG; encoded by the coding sequence GTGGGCCGTCGCGCGGCGGCCGGATTCGGCATCAGGAGCCGGGCCGCTGAGGGAGATCGCGCGGACGCCGCACGGTGGGCCGCCGGTGCCGAGGGCGAGCGCCGCACCGGCCGGTTGCTCGAACGGCTCGGCCCCAGCTGGATCTCGCTGCACGATCGTGCACTGCCCAGGGGACGGGCCAACGTCGATCACCTCGTCATCACGCCGACCGGGGCTCTGGTCAACGTCGACTCGAAGATGTGGGGAGCGAAGGACGCCGTCCACGTCCGGAGCGGCCGGGTCTTCCACGGCGCCGAGGACCGTACCGATCGCGTCGAATCCGCGCTGTACGAGTCGCGCACCGTCGCGGGGGTGCTCGGCCGTCCGGTGGCCACGGTCGTCGTCGTCCACGGGGCGCGCGTGACCGGCGGGCGGATCACCCTCCCGGGCGCCACGATCGTGCCGGCGGACAGCCTCCTCGCCTTGCTGCGGCAGATCGACCGCGAGAGCGGTCGGCGGCCGGATCCGGGCGCGGTGCGGGCGTTGATGGAGCGAGCCGAAGCCGGGCTGCCGCCGTACCCGGGATGA
- a CDS encoding AraC family transcriptional regulator, whose protein sequence is MLERLNQAMEYVEGHLDQRIEMPELVRIALTSEYHFRRMFSALAGMPLSEYVRRRRLTLAGAEVLAGERTLLDIAVRYGYGSGEAFARAFRALHGVGPGEARRTGAVLRSQPRMSFRLIVEGSSSMRYRLAEKDAFTVVGRKARVPLVYEGVNPAIATFIKSIGADTIERLEELSDQDPAGIVAVTANFEDRTGPEGTELDYYHAVVTSAAAPPDLDALAVPAGTWAVFESSGAFPAALQVMWRDIYTQWFPSNPYRSAPGPEILRTRLSPDGTTADAELWIPVEHAGGADAGTGQTPGNVS, encoded by the coding sequence GTGCTGGAGCGGTTGAATCAGGCGATGGAGTACGTCGAGGGGCATCTCGATCAGCGGATCGAGATGCCCGAGCTGGTGCGGATCGCGCTGACGTCGGAGTACCACTTCCGGCGGATGTTCTCCGCGCTCGCCGGGATGCCGTTGTCCGAGTACGTACGGCGCCGGCGGCTCACGCTCGCCGGTGCCGAGGTGCTGGCCGGGGAGCGGACCCTGCTCGACATCGCCGTCCGCTACGGCTACGGCTCGGGTGAGGCGTTCGCCCGCGCGTTCCGTGCCCTGCACGGGGTCGGGCCGGGCGAGGCCCGCCGTACGGGGGCCGTGCTGCGCTCACAGCCCCGGATGTCCTTTCGCCTCATTGTCGAAGGGAGCAGCAGCATGCGCTATCGCCTGGCCGAGAAGGACGCGTTCACGGTGGTCGGCCGCAAGGCCCGGGTTCCGCTGGTGTACGAGGGCGTCAATCCGGCGATCGCGACGTTCATCAAGAGCATCGGTGCGGACACCATCGAGCGGCTGGAAGAACTGTCCGATCAGGATCCGGCCGGAATTGTCGCCGTGACGGCCAATTTCGAGGACCGTACCGGGCCGGAGGGCACGGAACTGGACTACTACCACGCGGTGGTGACCAGCGCGGCGGCCCCGCCGGATCTCGATGCCCTCGCCGTACCGGCCGGCACCTGGGCGGTGTTCGAGAGTTCGGGGGCGTTCCCGGCCGCTCTCCAGGTCATGTGGCGGGACATCTACACCCAGTGGTTCCCGTCCAACCCGTACCGGAGTGCGCCGGGTCCCGAGATCCTGCGGACCCGGCTCTCCCCGGACGGCACCACGGCCGACGCCGAGCTGTGGATCCCCGTGGAACACGCCGGCGGCGCCGACGCGGGCACCGGTCAGACGCCGGGCAACGTGTCCTGA
- a CDS encoding AMP-dependent synthetase/ligase: protein MIVIPYCERTLAKGGSVVLGQGQALRRARARAQGGPGPVVEVVREEGTGRVQEVRGAPFTAPTEWGSAADIPFANAEQAPAATVIRRKTDGHWTDVTAAAFAAEVLAVAKGLIATGVGPGDRVALKARTRYEWAVLDFAIWAAGAQSVPLYPTASAEQTAWMLRDSGAELLLTDDDLDAGRLDELVRLGADIGDKEVHRRRTALTPGSTATIVYTSGTTGRPQPCALSHGNLLAEADSLTGLLRPAFDMVSRRRPTALVLLPLAHVLGRTVQLACLSARIVIGHASSVRPAELRADLAAFRPTFLAGVPRLFEKIHSTARTSAERVRRAASFARADRVAVAYGRQTLRYGLGGPAPRLGLRLAHAVYDLLIYRRVRAALGGRVRYALCGGAPLDARLTHFFLGAGIAVYEGYAPTETGTAVTLVPPLGPRPGTVGQPLPGTAVRIAADGEIEVKGPTVATDGWLATGDLGALDADGYLTIIGRKKDLIVTSGGRTVSPALLENRLRAHPPLGPCLVIGDRRPFVAALITLDPDALAHWLRTRRPPYPPDTPFATLREDPAVRAHVQRAVDAANSAVSPAGSIRAFVIVEGAFTEENGLLTPSLRIRRPAVAKAYARDIARLYTDLPAVPATRNSRPVRPPSSR from the coding sequence ATGATCGTAATACCGTACTGCGAAAGGACGTTGGCGAAAGGCGGTTCCGTGGTGCTTGGGCAGGGGCAGGCGCTCAGGCGGGCGCGAGCACGGGCGCAGGGTGGGCCGGGGCCCGTGGTCGAGGTGGTGCGCGAGGAGGGCACGGGGCGGGTGCAGGAGGTGCGCGGCGCACCGTTCACCGCGCCCACCGAATGGGGCAGTGCCGCCGACATCCCGTTCGCCAACGCCGAACAGGCACCCGCCGCCACGGTGATCCGGCGCAAGACGGACGGACACTGGACGGATGTGACCGCCGCCGCCTTCGCCGCCGAGGTACTGGCCGTCGCCAAAGGGCTGATCGCCACCGGCGTCGGGCCCGGGGACCGGGTCGCGCTCAAGGCGCGCACCCGGTACGAGTGGGCCGTCCTCGACTTCGCCATCTGGGCGGCCGGCGCGCAGAGCGTTCCCCTCTACCCCACCGCCTCCGCCGAGCAGACCGCCTGGATGCTCCGGGACAGCGGCGCCGAACTCCTGCTCACCGACGACGATCTCGACGCCGGACGGCTCGACGAGTTGGTGCGCCTGGGTGCCGACATCGGCGACAAGGAGGTGCACCGGCGCCGTACCGCTCTCACCCCGGGCTCCACCGCCACCATCGTCTACACCTCGGGCACCACCGGCCGCCCCCAGCCCTGTGCCCTCAGCCACGGCAATCTGCTCGCCGAGGCCGACAGCCTCACCGGACTCCTCAGGCCCGCCTTCGACATGGTCAGCCGCCGACGCCCCACCGCCCTCGTCCTCCTCCCCCTCGCCCACGTCCTGGGCCGCACGGTCCAACTCGCCTGCCTGTCGGCGCGGATCGTCATCGGCCACGCCTCCAGTGTGCGTCCGGCCGAACTTCGCGCCGACCTCGCCGCCTTCCGCCCCACCTTCCTCGCCGGTGTGCCCCGTCTCTTCGAGAAGATCCACTCCACCGCCCGCACCAGCGCCGAACGCGTGCGCCGCGCCGCCTCCTTCGCCCGCGCCGACCGCGTGGCCGTCGCATACGGGCGGCAGACCCTGCGGTACGGCCTCGGCGGTCCCGCCCCGCGCCTTGGCCTGCGGCTGGCCCACGCCGTCTACGATCTGCTCATCTACCGCCGCGTCCGCGCCGCGCTGGGCGGCCGGGTTCGGTACGCGCTCTGCGGTGGCGCACCACTCGACGCCCGCCTCACCCACTTCTTCCTCGGCGCCGGCATCGCCGTCTACGAGGGGTACGCGCCGACCGAGACCGGCACGGCGGTCACCCTCGTGCCCCCGCTCGGGCCGCGCCCGGGCACGGTCGGGCAGCCGCTGCCCGGCACCGCCGTACGGATCGCCGCCGACGGCGAGATCGAGGTCAAAGGCCCCACCGTCGCCACGGACGGCTGGCTGGCGACCGGTGACCTCGGCGCACTCGACGCCGACGGCTATCTCACGATCATCGGACGCAAGAAGGACCTGATCGTCACCAGCGGCGGCAGAACCGTTTCCCCCGCCCTCCTGGAGAACCGGCTGCGCGCCCATCCGCCGCTCGGCCCCTGCCTGGTCATCGGCGACCGGCGCCCCTTCGTCGCGGCGCTGATCACCCTGGACCCCGACGCGCTCGCGCACTGGCTGCGCACGCGGCGGCCCCCGTACCCGCCCGACACGCCCTTCGCCACCCTGCGCGAGGACCCCGCCGTGCGGGCCCACGTGCAGCGCGCCGTCGACGCCGCCAACTCCGCCGTCTCCCCCGCCGGGTCGATCCGCGCCTTCGTCATCGTCGAGGGCGCCTTCACCGAGGAGAACGGCCTGCTGACCCCGTCGCTGAGGATCCGCCGCCCGGCCGTCGCGAAGGCGTACGCGCGCGACATCGCCCGCCTGTACACGGACCTTCCGGCCGTGCCCGCTACACGTAACTCCCGGCCGGTTCGACCGCCGTCCAGTCGATGA